The following proteins come from a genomic window of Paenibacillus spongiae:
- a CDS encoding AraC family transcriptional regulator has product MLLNQVTIPFETVASAAAGSIVYPPGGRFGPRIQQDVQLVMLYTGEMIVTIDGQELRVQPGHVVLLKPGHEESFIFSRTEETWHRWIAVHAPALASSVMESLYALPPYLPLTEEMNRLTDLMLHLQRQAMPADPVLRSLGLTALHLYPTESTKAFLQKEKHPAIYAALAWMHEHYAEDVTLKEIADHACLSSEHLVRLFKQFEQTTPIHYLWQYRVERSIELLTNTGLNVTEIAHRCGFKTSHHLARLIKQSTGRTASEIRQLSWSGLRKA; this is encoded by the coding sequence ATGCTGCTGAATCAAGTAACCATTCCATTCGAAACCGTGGCGTCCGCTGCTGCCGGTTCCATCGTATATCCGCCCGGCGGGAGGTTCGGACCTCGCATTCAACAGGACGTTCAGCTCGTCATGCTCTACACGGGCGAAATGATCGTCACAATTGACGGGCAGGAGCTTCGCGTCCAGCCCGGTCACGTCGTGCTTCTTAAGCCGGGGCACGAAGAATCGTTCATCTTCTCCAGAACGGAAGAAACCTGGCACCGCTGGATAGCCGTGCATGCTCCGGCGCTAGCCAGCAGCGTAATGGAGAGTCTGTATGCGCTGCCGCCATATTTGCCGCTTACTGAGGAAATGAACCGGCTGACGGATCTCATGCTTCATCTTCAGCGGCAAGCGATGCCGGCCGATCCCGTTCTTCGCAGCCTAGGGCTCACCGCCCTTCATCTGTATCCGACAGAATCGACCAAAGCTTTTCTCCAGAAAGAGAAGCATCCCGCCATCTATGCCGCTCTCGCTTGGATGCACGAACATTATGCCGAAGACGTGACACTCAAGGAGATCGCCGATCATGCATGCCTGTCCTCGGAACACTTGGTCCGGTTGTTCAAGCAGTTCGAACAGACGACTCCCATCCATTACTTGTGGCAATACCGCGTAGAAAGGTCTATAGAACTGCTGACGAATACGGGTCTTAACGTCACCGAAATCGCGCATCGCTGCGGCTTCAAGACATCCCATCATCTCGCAAGGCTAATCAAACAGTCGACAGGGCGGACAGCCTCGGAAATCCGCCAGCTGTCTTGGAGCGGTCTGCGGAAAGCGTGA
- a CDS encoding NAD-dependent protein deacylase, whose translation MDFKELKDRVSESSRIVFFGGAGTSTESGIPDFRSAEGLYNASGDETYAPEEILSRDFFKARTEAFYTFYKSKMIYPEAKPNKAHEALVKLERQGKLQAVITQNIDGLHQLAGSKNVLELHGSVQSNHCIACYAKYPLPYVMESPGVPVCRQCGGIVKPDVVLYQENLDMDVLERAASYIHKAEVLIVAGTSLTVQPAAGLLRLYEGNAFILINKSATAMDGLADYVISDSIGRVLHALVE comes from the coding sequence ATGGATTTTAAGGAATTAAAGGATCGGGTTAGCGAGAGCAGCCGCATTGTCTTCTTCGGAGGCGCCGGAACTTCGACGGAGAGCGGAATTCCTGATTTCCGGTCTGCCGAAGGGCTGTACAATGCCAGCGGGGATGAAACATACGCGCCGGAAGAAATATTGAGCCGTGACTTCTTCAAGGCAAGGACCGAAGCGTTCTATACCTTCTATAAATCCAAAATGATTTATCCGGAGGCGAAGCCGAACAAAGCGCACGAAGCGCTGGTGAAGCTGGAGCGGCAGGGCAAGCTGCAGGCGGTAATTACGCAGAACATTGACGGGCTGCATCAGCTGGCCGGAAGCAAAAATGTCCTTGAACTGCACGGTTCCGTCCAGAGCAATCACTGCATCGCGTGCTATGCGAAATATCCGTTACCGTATGTGATGGAATCGCCCGGCGTTCCGGTATGCCGGCAATGCGGCGGGATCGTGAAGCCGGATGTCGTGCTGTATCAGGAAAACTTGGATATGGATGTGCTGGAGCGTGCGGCATCCTATATTCACAAGGCGGAAGTGCTGATCGTTGCCGGTACCTCGCTTACGGTACAGCCGGCGGCAGGGCTGCTTCGGCTATATGAAGGGAACGCGTTCATTCTGATTAACAAAAGCGCCACTGCGATGGACGGGCTTGCCGACTATGTCATCTCCGACAGCATCGGCCGCGTTCTCCATGCGTTAGTTGAATAA
- a CDS encoding dihydrodipicolinate synthase family protein gives MGIEKAKGSRGEFEGVYSLMLTPFDESGEIDWKTYEAYIEWQLSHKPNGLFAVCGSSEMAHLSLQERIVLAELAVKRAGHTPVVATANLEQGVEENKEEIKRIAEMGVSGIVLVPPAGMGEDQRKLGQYLAQLAEASPVPVLLYECPIWKPHLIDADIYSDLVNRHGVVGIKDTTCTMEGILAKINGAPDGIVLQANTPLMLASLQQGARGIMAITTTAVADVALKLWKHALDEDQTIAKEAHRQLIFLDSLLGMGYTATAKYLVSLRGVPMSTRTRGGSAIQPTSAKAIEAWFEAFCGS, from the coding sequence ATGGGAATCGAGAAGGCGAAAGGAAGTCGCGGGGAGTTTGAAGGCGTTTATTCATTAATGCTTACCCCTTTTGATGAATCGGGGGAAATCGACTGGAAGACTTACGAGGCGTATATCGAATGGCAGCTTTCCCATAAGCCTAACGGACTGTTTGCCGTATGCGGCAGCAGCGAGATGGCGCATCTTTCCTTGCAGGAACGGATCGTGCTGGCGGAGCTGGCGGTCAAACGGGCCGGCCATACGCCTGTAGTGGCGACAGCCAATTTGGAGCAGGGCGTTGAGGAGAATAAGGAAGAGATTAAGCGGATCGCGGAAATGGGCGTTTCGGGCATTGTGCTCGTCCCTCCGGCCGGTATGGGGGAGGATCAGCGCAAGCTGGGTCAATATTTGGCGCAACTGGCCGAGGCATCCCCGGTACCGGTATTATTGTACGAATGCCCGATCTGGAAGCCGCACTTGATCGATGCGGATATTTACAGCGATTTGGTGAACCGGCACGGGGTCGTGGGCATTAAAGACACCACCTGCACCATGGAAGGGATCCTGGCCAAGATTAATGGGGCGCCAGACGGTATCGTGCTGCAGGCCAATACGCCATTGATGCTTGCTTCGCTGCAGCAGGGCGCGAGGGGAATCATGGCCATTACGACAACGGCTGTAGCCGACGTTGCGCTGAAGCTGTGGAAGCACGCATTGGATGAAGATCAAACGATCGCGAAGGAAGCGCACCGGCAGCTGATCTTCCTGGATTCGCTTCTCGGCATGGGATATACGGCGACGGCGAAATATTTAGTTTCCTTGCGCGGTGTTCCTATGAGTACGAGAACGCGGGGCGGAAGCGCTATACAGCCGACATCGGCCAAAGCCATAGAAGCGTGGTTCGAAGCCTTCTGCGGTTCCTGA
- a CDS encoding HNH endonuclease signature motif containing protein: MIETFAALKEVAKEGLSGQGSAVPEFAKGLKAESVTSYDLADKPLLGKVTEVSDLSELAKEYGQELRDLSPYPETLQDLDITEWKKVSPDEVADNRMEFRNVKDTLIQQWEERTGNEWPTYDEDIYSGNGIKIRSAGDLYDAHHIRPLEFGGGNTSDNITPLHAEDHYDRQGIHAPGGVFARIGEALNDWNGGAGYDIERAS, encoded by the coding sequence ATGATCGAGACATTCGCGGCACTGAAAGAAGTGGCCAAGGAAGGATTGTCAGGGCAAGGCTCGGCCGTCCCGGAATTTGCCAAGGGGTTGAAAGCCGAGTCGGTCACGAGCTACGATCTTGCGGATAAGCCGCTGCTTGGCAAGGTGACGGAAGTGTCGGATTTAAGCGAGCTTGCCAAGGAGTACGGGCAGGAGCTGCGCGATCTGTCTCCCTATCCGGAAACGCTCCAGGATCTCGATATTACAGAGTGGAAGAAGGTGTCGCCCGATGAAGTGGCCGATAACCGGATGGAGTTCCGCAATGTGAAGGACACCCTCATCCAGCAGTGGGAAGAGCGTACCGGCAACGAATGGCCGACCTATGACGAAGACATCTACTCGGGCAACGGGATCAAAATCCGCAGCGCCGGCGATCTGTATGACGCCCATCACATCCGTCCGCTGGAATTCGGCGGCGGCAATACGTCAGACAATATAACGCCGCTGCATGCCGAGGATCATTATGACAGACAGGGCATTCACGCTCCCGGCGGCGTATTCGCCCGGATCGGCGAGGCGCTGAATGACTGGAATGGAGGAGCGGGCTATGACATTGAACGAGCTTCTTAA
- a CDS encoding ATP-binding protein produces MDKLDIRQQQQLTQAFEQADHIVTKNYLPDLAQFDVIPMPESQKQLPVSETTRLMRMNKVVYDKSENALDKLSSVYNALAGNKGALIVLVTSDGTKTEFYIGSKSDAAAGSVSSSQKTLEKAFKGNFPGSELERLRNNEVEELMERVFASELESSPLAVSAVSGVASLRTEDKADFVQGIEKLIDAMRGDKFSILFVADPIPHRALNEIRRGYENLYTQLSPFAASDLQFSANDSTAVTEGLTQGFSESINESLSKTQATTENVTTTDNQSTNYGRNILTSALVRLTGGKSSTSESSSSTAGYSSSRTEGLTTGTSRMDSSQESTSKSVTEGSSRSLQLKFANKSVQTLLERIDEQLQRLKKSEDLGMWNCAAYFIAEDAQTSKIAANTYKSLMRGDNSSVESACVNTWDSGSKRNLARVTDYVRKFRHPLFELSSSNGDEVPPVTPGSLVNGYELAIQAGLPLKSVSGLPVIESAEFGRSIVTYDAQPCGRRITLGRIFHMGAPEETEVDIDVDSLAMHAFVTGSTGSGKSNTLYQLLDKLGKEQVKFLVIEPAKGEYKQVFGGRQDVRVFGTNPSVSELLKINPFIFPDGVHVLEHIDRLVEIFNACWPMYAAMPAVLKEAIEQAYLDCGWDLEESINYSGSGVFPSFAGLMAILPAIIRESEYSQEVKGNYTGALITRVKSLTNGINGQIFSNDETDNAVLFDQNCIVDLSRVGSSETKALLMGVLVMRLQEHRSVSSTEMNGALKHVTVIEEAHHLLRRTSQEQSQEGSNLQGKAVEMLANAIAEMRTYGEGFIIADQSPSLLDMSVIRNTNTKLILRLPDEGDRQLVGKSANLNDEQIVELAKLKVGVSAIYQNNWLQPVLCAVDRYEGVMKYEYRPAAVTDKQYNRRMLGGLTKLLLAVRTAGVPAIDPAADEWDRIKQWLLGWRIAPGVKTLLLADLDLWKREGRMELWQEEKFERLSSVLYALYDGKTLLKRAQAAGDLTQWNEQASRSVRSASELFQDEIVERTVVQCLLREQSLENEETKQFYFLWVEDANGRGIA; encoded by the coding sequence GTGGACAAGCTTGATATCCGTCAGCAGCAGCAGCTTACGCAAGCATTCGAACAAGCGGATCATATCGTAACCAAGAACTATTTGCCCGATCTAGCCCAATTCGATGTTATTCCGATGCCGGAAAGCCAGAAGCAGCTCCCCGTCAGCGAGACTACCCGGCTGATGCGGATGAACAAAGTCGTCTATGACAAAAGCGAGAACGCGTTGGATAAATTATCGAGCGTCTACAATGCGCTGGCCGGCAATAAAGGGGCGCTGATCGTTCTGGTTACCAGCGACGGTACGAAGACGGAATTCTACATCGGCTCCAAGTCCGATGCTGCGGCCGGAAGCGTCTCATCTTCCCAGAAGACGCTGGAGAAGGCGTTCAAGGGCAATTTCCCGGGGAGCGAGCTGGAACGGCTTCGCAATAACGAGGTGGAAGAGCTGATGGAACGCGTCTTCGCATCGGAATTGGAATCCAGCCCGCTCGCGGTCTCTGCCGTGTCCGGCGTAGCTTCTCTGCGAACAGAGGACAAAGCGGATTTCGTGCAGGGCATCGAGAAGCTGATCGATGCGATGAGAGGCGATAAGTTCTCCATCCTGTTCGTTGCGGATCCGATCCCGCACCGGGCATTGAACGAGATTCGGCGGGGTTATGAAAATTTATATACGCAGCTCTCGCCATTCGCGGCGAGCGATTTGCAGTTCAGCGCGAATGACAGCACCGCCGTAACGGAAGGGCTGACGCAGGGTTTCTCGGAGAGCATTAACGAAAGCCTGTCCAAGACGCAAGCCACTACCGAGAATGTGACCACGACGGACAATCAATCGACGAATTACGGCCGGAATATTTTAACCTCTGCCCTGGTGCGGTTAACGGGCGGGAAGAGCTCCACCTCCGAAAGCTCGAGCTCGACGGCCGGCTATTCTTCCTCGCGGACAGAGGGGTTGACGACGGGGACCTCCCGCATGGACTCCTCGCAGGAATCCACCTCGAAGTCCGTGACGGAAGGGAGCAGCCGCAGCCTACAACTGAAGTTCGCCAACAAAAGCGTTCAAACGCTGCTGGAGCGGATCGACGAGCAGCTGCAGCGCTTGAAGAAGTCGGAGGATCTGGGAATGTGGAATTGCGCCGCCTATTTCATTGCCGAGGATGCGCAAACGTCAAAAATTGCAGCCAATACGTATAAATCGCTCATGCGCGGAGACAATTCCTCGGTCGAGAGCGCCTGCGTGAATACATGGGACAGCGGAAGCAAGCGCAATCTGGCCCGGGTGACCGACTATGTGCGAAAATTCCGCCACCCGCTGTTTGAGTTAAGCAGCTCGAACGGCGATGAAGTCCCGCCGGTTACGCCAGGCTCTTTGGTCAACGGGTACGAGCTGGCCATTCAGGCGGGACTGCCGCTCAAATCGGTATCCGGACTGCCGGTCATCGAATCGGCGGAATTCGGCCGCAGCATTGTCACGTATGACGCGCAGCCCTGCGGAAGACGAATTACTTTGGGCCGTATTTTTCATATGGGAGCCCCTGAAGAAACGGAAGTCGACATCGATGTGGACAGCCTCGCGATGCACGCGTTCGTAACCGGTTCGACCGGATCGGGCAAGTCGAACACGCTCTATCAGCTTCTGGATAAGCTGGGGAAGGAGCAGGTGAAGTTCCTTGTTATCGAGCCGGCCAAGGGCGAGTATAAGCAAGTGTTCGGCGGCCGGCAGGATGTTCGGGTGTTCGGGACCAATCCATCCGTGTCGGAGCTGCTGAAGATCAATCCGTTCATCTTTCCGGACGGCGTCCATGTGCTGGAGCATATCGACCGGCTGGTGGAAATATTCAATGCCTGCTGGCCGATGTACGCGGCAATGCCAGCCGTCTTGAAGGAAGCCATCGAACAGGCCTATCTGGACTGCGGCTGGGATCTGGAGGAATCGATCAATTACAGCGGCAGCGGCGTATTTCCTTCCTTCGCCGGTCTGATGGCCATTCTTCCGGCTATAATCCGGGAGTCGGAATACTCCCAAGAGGTCAAGGGCAACTATACAGGCGCCTTAATTACGCGGGTCAAGTCGCTGACCAATGGCATTAACGGGCAGATCTTCTCGAATGATGAGACCGATAACGCCGTGCTGTTCGATCAGAACTGCATTGTGGATTTGAGCCGGGTAGGCTCTTCGGAAACGAAAGCCCTGCTTATGGGGGTGCTGGTTATGAGGCTTCAAGAGCATCGCTCCGTCTCGAGCACCGAGATGAACGGCGCGCTGAAGCATGTTACGGTCATCGAAGAGGCGCATCACCTGCTTCGCCGTACTTCGCAAGAGCAGTCCCAGGAGGGCAGCAATCTGCAGGGAAAAGCGGTTGAGATGCTGGCGAACGCGATCGCGGAGATGAGGACGTACGGCGAAGGCTTTATTATCGCGGATCAATCGCCGAGCCTGCTCGACATGTCGGTCATCCGCAATACGAATACGAAGCTGATTCTCCGGCTGCCGGACGAAGGCGATAGGCAATTGGTCGGCAAATCGGCCAATCTGAACGACGAGCAGATCGTCGAATTAGCCAAGCTTAAGGTAGGCGTATCGGCTATCTATCAGAACAATTGGCTGCAGCCTGTGCTGTGCGCCGTCGATCGTTACGAAGGCGTGATGAAATATGAATACCGACCTGCAGCCGTAACGGACAAGCAGTACAACCGCCGTATGCTGGGGGGCTTGACCAAGCTTCTTCTCGCCGTAAGGACGGCCGGTGTGCCGGCTATCGATCCGGCTGCGGACGAATGGGATCGGATCAAGCAGTGGCTGCTCGGCTGGCGCATAGCTCCGGGTGTGAAGACGCTCCTTCTGGCGGATCTGGACCTGTGGAAGCGGGAAGGCAGAATGGAGCTGTGGCAGGAAGAGAAGTTTGAACGTCTCTCCTCGGTACTCTATGCCTTGTACGACGGGAAGACGCTGCTGAAACGGGCGCAAGCGGCAGGCGACCTGACGCAGTGGAACGAGCAGGCGTCCCGGTCCGTGCGCAGCGCCTCCGAGCTGTTTCAGGATGAAATCGTGGAGAGAACGGTTGTTCAGTGCCTGTTAAGAGAGCAGTCGCTGGAGAATGAAGAAACGAAGCAGTTCTACTTCTTATGGGTGGAAGATGCAAACGGGAGGGGTATCGCATGA
- a CDS encoding sugar phosphate nucleotidyltransferase, producing MKTSDCIAMLLAGGEGRRLAPLTNDLAKPVVPFGGRCRIIDYTLSNCVHSGIRTIGVLTQYKAESVHDHIGDGTAWQREERDGCSTIELLPSSRVSAEKYAGTADALYQNMDYIDRLDPAHVLVLAGDHIYRMDYREMLASHKRSGASATIAVKQVPWKDTGRFGIISTDEHGRIAAFAEKPIRAASNTASLGIYIFRWADLRRALLEDRDHPDSSRDFGKDIIPRMLDTGYMLMAYPFEGYWRDVGTVESLWEAHMDIFDGGLNEEWHWPVLTRERKHTYPSLLTPHAVVRHSYIHHGSYIEGSVERSVVFGGVAVGRGTDILESIVMPDAQIGRNVRIIRAIIGERAIIEDGSVIGSPDEAVTVIGAGERVEGHGYDARIAERIKGSVSEAGRRFLEKRELPLFPDFNF from the coding sequence ATGAAGACGAGCGATTGTATTGCGATGCTGCTTGCTGGAGGGGAAGGGCGGCGACTGGCGCCGCTTACGAACGATCTGGCCAAACCGGTCGTTCCCTTCGGAGGGCGCTGCCGTATCATTGACTACACCCTAAGCAACTGCGTCCACTCTGGCATTAGAACGATCGGGGTATTGACTCAGTATAAGGCGGAGTCGGTTCATGACCATATTGGTGATGGAACGGCCTGGCAAAGAGAGGAGAGAGACGGATGTTCAACAATAGAGCTGCTGCCATCAAGCCGGGTAAGTGCGGAGAAGTATGCCGGAACAGCCGACGCTTTATATCAAAATATGGATTACATAGACCGATTAGATCCAGCTCATGTCCTTGTACTTGCAGGTGATCATATTTATCGGATGGATTACCGCGAAATGCTGGCTTCACATAAGAGAAGCGGCGCTTCTGCCACTATTGCGGTGAAGCAGGTGCCCTGGAAGGATACGGGACGGTTCGGTATTATAAGCACGGATGAGCATGGACGGATAGCTGCATTTGCCGAGAAGCCGATTCGGGCGGCAAGCAATACGGCTTCGCTAGGGATATATATATTCCGCTGGGCGGATTTGCGGCGAGCACTCCTGGAAGACCGGGATCATCCGGACTCCAGCAGGGATTTCGGCAAAGATATTATTCCGCGTATGCTCGATACGGGATACATGCTCATGGCCTATCCGTTTGAGGGCTATTGGCGGGATGTCGGGACGGTCGAAAGTCTTTGGGAGGCTCATATGGATATATTCGACGGCGGTCTTAACGAGGAATGGCATTGGCCGGTTCTGACGCGGGAACGGAAGCATACCTATCCCTCCTTGCTGACGCCGCATGCGGTCGTCCGACATTCCTATATTCATCATGGCAGTTATATTGAAGGCTCTGTCGAGCGCTCGGTCGTCTTCGGAGGCGTGGCTGTCGGCAGAGGGACCGACATTCTAGAAAGCATCGTCATGCCGGATGCTCAGATCGGCCGAAATGTGCGCATTATAAGGGCCATAATAGGCGAAAGGGCCATAATCGAGGATGGGTCGGTCATCGGTTCCCCGGACGAAGCTGTAACCGTAATTGGGGCCGGTGAGCGTGTGGAAGGGCACGGGTATGACGCCAGAATTGCGGAGCGAATTAAAGGATCCGTGAGTGAAGCGGGAAGAAGGTTTCTGGAGAAGAGGGAGCTTCCATTGTTCCCGGATTTCAACTTTTAA
- a CDS encoding GntR family transcriptional regulator, producing the protein MRNAKIPLYVKIREYIKNQIDSGSLKPGDQVPTEAELMDKFQVSRVTITTAIKHLVEEGLVYRIAGKGTFVEAYNADAPPRAVSPALPPISFQMNAIGFIMYPARDLFMYRLLLGIEEACRDQGYALMVRSSLSQQDEIQAIKEMVAAGVKGLIIYPLDGEAYNEAILELKANQFPFVLVDRYLPGIKTNSVYSDNYGGALQATNHLIELGHRNIGVVSSPKSKTSSSEERFQGYLEAIRLAKIRVQPHHWLTRIDDDSPFHDEITAIEHIEEWLSENRDITAIFAIQSPDAVYISKVAAKLGIRVPEDLSVMTFDNPGISVLNNSYFTHMEQNLELMGNRSVELLIRAIQNPQIAEQINIPVTLINGQSTIAVKRDESSA; encoded by the coding sequence ATGCGAAATGCCAAAATCCCTTTATACGTCAAAATTAGAGAATATATAAAGAATCAAATCGATAGCGGCAGTCTTAAGCCAGGGGATCAGGTTCCGACGGAAGCGGAGCTTATGGATAAATTTCAGGTAAGCCGCGTCACGATCACGACCGCCATTAAGCATCTGGTCGAGGAAGGGCTTGTTTACCGTATAGCCGGCAAAGGAACGTTCGTGGAAGCCTATAACGCCGATGCCCCGCCTCGCGCGGTATCTCCTGCTCTGCCGCCCATTTCGTTCCAGATGAACGCCATCGGGTTTATTATGTATCCTGCTCGCGACCTGTTTATGTACAGGCTGCTGTTAGGCATTGAAGAAGCTTGCCGGGATCAAGGGTATGCGCTGATGGTTCGGTCGTCACTCTCCCAGCAAGATGAGATTCAAGCGATCAAAGAGATGGTCGCCGCCGGCGTTAAGGGATTAATTATTTACCCTCTGGACGGAGAGGCTTATAATGAGGCGATTCTTGAGCTCAAAGCCAATCAATTTCCATTCGTACTGGTCGACCGTTATTTACCGGGCATCAAGACAAACTCCGTCTATTCCGATAATTATGGCGGCGCCCTGCAGGCAACGAATCATCTGATCGAGCTTGGGCACCGGAACATCGGCGTCGTCTCGTCGCCCAAATCAAAAACGTCAAGCTCGGAAGAGCGGTTTCAAGGCTATCTGGAAGCCATACGCCTCGCCAAAATCCGTGTGCAGCCGCATCACTGGCTCACACGTATCGACGATGACTCCCCTTTCCATGACGAGATTACGGCAATCGAGCATATTGAAGAATGGTTATCGGAGAATCGCGATATTACGGCCATATTCGCCATTCAGTCGCCGGATGCCGTATACATCTCCAAAGTAGCCGCGAAGCTGGGCATACGGGTTCCGGAAGATCTGTCTGTTATGACCTTCGACAATCCCGGCATCAGCGTATTGAACAACTCCTACTTCACCCACATGGAGCAGAATCTTGAATTAATGGGCAACCGGTCCGTGGAGCTGCTCATTAGAGCGATACAGAATCCGCAGATCGCCGAGCAAATCAATATACCCGTTACATTGATTAACGGGCAGTCGACAATTGCCGTCAAGCGGGACGAATCCTCTGCATAG
- a CDS encoding dynamin family protein encodes MANVSIKYNPYKVESFISLNGREITEDSKLHIYKNERLQVWVEKLGPILEDECNDDAIHITFHGTFLDYEDMKDYFSQIKHSVVTYTLEHIPAKETDDKFRELVLLFDEMQAGPFEDLKDAHITENFKKALGSEFEVSVIATMSSGKSTLINAMLGREFVPAKNEACTATIARIRDQDGMDGYTAKCLDQNGDVVYEEQAVELGDMKRFNEDERISYIEVNGDIPFIQTRNANLILVDTPGPNNSRNSDHRDHTYRIIKNASKPMVLYVLNATQLATNDDSILLGSVAEAMKVGGKQSKDRFLFAVNKIDEYDTERADSIDEALGNIRHYLAQYGIENPNVFPISAEMAKVIRLHLSGQPLTRKQEKTLAEYDLFTDVPQMHLTKYAMLPESAKVELAEKARLAKDEGDIYGEALIHTGVPAIEEAINEYLDKYAVTAKIKNAVDTFRKKIEEKQMMDLLLKEIEHNKGERMRITERLQRVEAQLNEGKATERFKQKIQQLAYNKDMSDRIRKIRSRIDSMLQGKASEKMTIVEMEQDMSKLIRKIDNLQSDVITELEKLVNEGLRSEAEQLLVEYSGYIQGLMQDKAVKLGKLEVGSEMFLLGEMPDASELIERHKRTEQEKVGEKWVENEGKRWYKPWTWPQKKGYYREIFEDREYVDGSKVFEEFLKPVRGSFYENIQKANDHMQVESERLKAFFLKELDKLESVIRQKVKELKELAGNNNQLEERIRNDRQKMDWLHAFQMKLDAILEI; translated from the coding sequence ATGGCTAACGTATCGATCAAGTACAACCCTTATAAAGTAGAATCGTTCATCTCGCTTAACGGCCGGGAAATTACGGAGGACAGCAAGCTTCATATTTACAAGAATGAAAGATTGCAGGTGTGGGTGGAGAAGCTCGGGCCGATTCTGGAGGATGAATGCAACGACGATGCGATACATATCACGTTTCACGGAACATTTCTCGATTATGAGGATATGAAGGATTACTTTTCGCAAATCAAGCATTCGGTCGTCACCTACACCTTGGAACACATTCCGGCCAAGGAAACGGACGATAAATTCCGCGAGCTGGTGCTGTTGTTCGATGAGATGCAGGCCGGTCCGTTCGAAGATTTGAAGGATGCGCATATTACGGAAAATTTTAAGAAAGCGCTCGGTTCCGAATTCGAGGTGAGCGTCATCGCTACGATGAGCTCCGGGAAGTCGACGCTGATCAACGCGATGCTGGGGCGGGAATTCGTCCCTGCCAAGAACGAAGCGTGCACAGCCACGATCGCACGCATTCGGGATCAAGACGGCATGGACGGCTATACGGCGAAATGTCTGGATCAGAACGGGGACGTCGTCTACGAGGAACAAGCGGTAGAGCTGGGGGATATGAAACGGTTTAACGAGGACGAACGCATATCCTATATCGAGGTGAACGGGGATATCCCGTTCATTCAGACCCGTAATGCGAACCTGATACTTGTCGATACGCCGGGACCGAACAACTCCAGAAACTCGGATCACCGCGATCATACGTACCGGATCATTAAGAATGCGTCCAAGCCGATGGTCTTGTACGTGTTGAATGCCACGCAGCTGGCGACGAACGATGACAGCATTCTGCTCGGCAGCGTCGCCGAGGCGATGAAGGTCGGCGGGAAGCAGTCGAAGGACCGGTTCCTGTTCGCCGTGAACAAGATCGATGAGTACGATACGGAGCGGGCGGACAGCATTGACGAGGCACTCGGGAATATCCGCCACTACTTGGCCCAATATGGAATCGAGAATCCGAACGTCTTCCCGATCTCGGCCGAGATGGCCAAGGTCATCCGTCTTCACCTCAGCGGCCAGCCGCTGACCCGGAAGCAGGAGAAGACATTGGCCGAATACGATCTTTTTACCGATGTTCCCCAGATGCATCTGACGAAATATGCAATGCTGCCTGAATCCGCCAAGGTGGAATTGGCGGAGAAAGCCCGCCTCGCCAAGGATGAAGGCGATATTTACGGCGAAGCGCTGATCCACACCGGCGTCCCCGCGATCGAGGAAGCGATTAACGAATATCTGGATAAATACGCGGTAACCGCCAAAATAAAAAACGCCGTGGACACGTTCAGGAAGAAAATCGAGGAAAAGCAGATGATGGACCTGCTGCTGAAGGAAATCGAGCACAACAAAGGCGAGAGAATGCGGATTACAGAGCGGCTGCAGCGGGTGGAAGCGCAGCTGAACGAAGGGAAAGCAACCGAGCGATTCAAACAGAAGATACAGCAGCTTGCATACAACAAGGACATGAGCGACCGGATCCGCAAGATCAGATCCCGGATCGATTCGATGCTGCAGGGGAAAGCCTCCGAGAAGATGACGATTGTGGAGATGGAGCAGGACATGTCCAAGCTGATCAGGAAGATCGACAACCTGCAGAGCGATGTGATCACGGAACTGGAGAAGCTGGTGAACGAAGGGCTGCGGTCAGAAGCCGAGCAGCTTCTGGTAGAGTATTCGGGCTACATTCAGGGCTTGATGCAGGACAAGGCTGTGAAGCTGGGCAAGCTGGAAGTCGGAAGCGAGATGTTCCTGCTCGGCGAGATGCCGGACGCCTCCGAGCTGATCGAAAGGCATAAGAGGACGGAGCAGGAGAAGGTCGGCGAGAAATGGGTCGAGAATGAGGGGAAAAGATGGTATAAGCCATGGACCTGGCCGCAGAAAAAAGGCTATTACCGGGAAATCTTCGAAGACCGGGAGTATGTGGACGGATCGAAAGTATTCGAAGAGTTCCTGAAGCCGGTTCGCGGCAGCTTCTATGAAAATATTCAAAAAGCGAATGATCATATGCAGGTGGAGTCGGAGCGTCTGAAGGCTTTCTTCCTGAAGGAATTGGACAAGCTGGAGTCCGTCATCAGGCAGAAGGTGAAGGAGCTCAAGGAACTGGCCGGCAATAACAATCAACTCGAAGAACGCATCCGGAACGATCGTCAGAAGATGGACTGGTTGCATGCCTTCCAGATGAAATTGGATGCCATATTGGAAATATAA